Proteins from a single region of Rhinatrema bivittatum chromosome 13, aRhiBiv1.1, whole genome shotgun sequence:
- the LOC115075241 gene encoding olfactory receptor 1020-like, whose amino-acid sequence MEGRNQTSVTEFILLGLTDNPILQILLFVFFLLVYIITLLANTGIIVITWLDVHLQTPMYFFLSHLSFVDICYSSVTTPKNLQNLLVEKKSISVLGCALQLYFFLGFAASESFLLVVMAYDRYVAICNPLLYSVLMNRRLCIQLMTAVYLVSFVISLIHTTCTFRLSFCESNVINHFFCDVPPLLVLSCSDTSVNEIVIFIIVGFNCITSFLTILISYIYIISTILKIRSAEGRHKTFSTCASHFTVVLIFYGTVLSMNLRPPSSYSLDQDKVTSVFYTMMIPMLNPLIYSLKNKEVKTAMRKVFRLIFVI is encoded by the coding sequence ATGGAAGGCAGGAACCAGACTTCAGTGACTGAGTTCATTCTCCTAGGACTCACTGATAATCCAATACTACAGATTCTGctctttgtcttttttcttcTGGTCTATATTATCACCCTGCTGGCCAATACTGGGATCATTGTTATAACTTGGCTGGATGTGCATCTACAGActcccatgtactttttcctctcTCACCTATCTTTTGTTGATATCTGTTATTCTTCAGTCACCACTCCCAAAAACCTCCAGAACCTCCTGGTAGAGAAGAAATCCATTTCCGTTCTTGGTTGTGCTCTGCAACTGtatttctttcttggttttgcgGCTTCAGAAAGTTTTCTGCTGGTAGTGATGGCATATGATCGTTATGTGGCAATATGTAACCCATTACTTTATTCAGTCCTAATGAACAGGAGATTGTGTATTCAGCTGATGACTGCTGTGTATCTGGTCAGCTTTGTTATTTCCCTCATACATACAACTTGTACCTTCCGCTTATCCTTTTGTGAGTCCAATGTAATTAATCATTTTTTTTGTGATGTTCCTCCATTGTTAGTGCTGTCTTGCTCAGATACCTCTGTAAATGAAATTGTGATTTTTATCATTGTTGGGTTCAATTGCATAACCTCCTTTCTGACCATCCTTATTTCTTACATCTACATTATCTCCACCATCCTGAAGATTCGCTCTGCAGAAGGGAGACACAAAACATTCTCCACCTGTGCCTCCCACTTCACTGTTGTGCTGATATTCTATGGCACAGTTCTTTCCATGAATTTACGACCACCTTCAAGTTATTCATTGGATCAGGACAAAGTGACTTCAGTGTTTTATACGATGATGATCCCCATGTTAAATCCTCTGATTTACAGTTTGAAGAACAAGGAAGTGAAAACTGCAATGAGGAAAGTATTCAGACTGATCTTTGTCATATGA
- the LOC115075371 gene encoding olfactory receptor 1020-like isoform X2, protein MMHRNQTSVTEFILLGLTDHPILQILLFVFFLLVYIITLLANTGIIVLTWLDVRLQTPMYFFLSHLSFVDICYSSATTPKNLQILLGEKKSISFLGCALQMYFFIGFGASEGFLLTVMAFDRYVAICNPLLYSVIMNSRVCIQLMTAVYLVSFVISLIQTIFTFRLSFCESNVINHFFCDIPPLLLLSCSDTSVNEVVSFIIIGFNCIISLLTILISYIYIISTILRIRSAEGRHKTFSTCASHFTAVLIFFGTILFMNLQPPSSYSLDQEKAISVFYTMVIPMLNPLIYSLKNKEVKAAMSKIFRLNFAI, encoded by the exons atgatgcacAG GAACCAGACTTCAGTGACTGAGTTCATTCTCCTAGGACTCACTGATCATCCAATACTACAGATTCTGctctttgtcttttttcttcTGGTCTATATTATCACCCTGCTGGCCAATACTGGGATCATTGTTTTAACTTGGCTGGATGTGCGCCTACAGActcccatgtactttttcctctcTCACTTGTCTTTTGTTGATATCTGTTATTCTTCAGCTACCACTCCCAAAAACCTTCAGAtcctcctgggagagaagaaaTCCATCTCCTTTCTTGGTTGTGCTctgcaaatgtatttttttatcgGGTTTGGTGCTTCAGAAGGTTTTCTGCTGACGGTGATGGCATTTGATCGTTATGTGGCAATATGTAACCCATTACTTTATTCAGTCATTATGAATAGTAGAGTGTGTATTCAGCTGATGACTGCTGTGTATCTGGTCAGCTTTGTTATTTCTCTCATACAAACAATTTTCACCTTTCGCTTATCCTTTTGTGAGTCCAACGTGATTAATCATTTTTTCTGTGATATCCCACCATTGTTGCTTCTCTCTTGCTCAGACACCTCAGTAAATGAAGTTGTGAGTTTTATAATTATTGGGTTTAATTGCATAATCTCCCTTTTAACCATTTTAATTTCTTACATCTACATTATCTCCACCATCCTGAGGATTCGCTCTGCAGAAGGGAGACACAAAACATTTTCCACTTGTGCCTCCCACTTCACTGCTGTGCTGATATTCTTTGGGACAATTCTTTTCATGAATTTACAACCACCTTCAAGTTATTCACTGGATCAGGAGAAAGCGATTTCAGTGTTTTATACAATGGTTATTCCCATGTTAAACCCTCTGATTTATAGCCTGAAGAACAAGGAAGTGAAAGCTGCAATGAGTAAAATATTTAGACTAAATTTTGCCATATGA
- the LOC115075371 gene encoding olfactory receptor 1020-like isoform X1, translating into MEGRNQTSVTEFILLGLTDHPILQILLFVFFLLVYIITLLANTGIIVLTWLDVRLQTPMYFFLSHLSFVDICYSSATTPKNLQILLGEKKSISFLGCALQMYFFIGFGASEGFLLTVMAFDRYVAICNPLLYSVIMNSRVCIQLMTAVYLVSFVISLIQTIFTFRLSFCESNVINHFFCDIPPLLLLSCSDTSVNEVVSFIIIGFNCIISLLTILISYIYIISTILRIRSAEGRHKTFSTCASHFTAVLIFFGTILFMNLQPPSSYSLDQEKAISVFYTMVIPMLNPLIYSLKNKEVKAAMSKIFRLNFAI; encoded by the coding sequence ATGGAAGGCAGGAACCAGACTTCAGTGACTGAGTTCATTCTCCTAGGACTCACTGATCATCCAATACTACAGATTCTGctctttgtcttttttcttcTGGTCTATATTATCACCCTGCTGGCCAATACTGGGATCATTGTTTTAACTTGGCTGGATGTGCGCCTACAGActcccatgtactttttcctctcTCACTTGTCTTTTGTTGATATCTGTTATTCTTCAGCTACCACTCCCAAAAACCTTCAGAtcctcctgggagagaagaaaTCCATCTCCTTTCTTGGTTGTGCTctgcaaatgtatttttttatcgGGTTTGGTGCTTCAGAAGGTTTTCTGCTGACGGTGATGGCATTTGATCGTTATGTGGCAATATGTAACCCATTACTTTATTCAGTCATTATGAATAGTAGAGTGTGTATTCAGCTGATGACTGCTGTGTATCTGGTCAGCTTTGTTATTTCTCTCATACAAACAATTTTCACCTTTCGCTTATCCTTTTGTGAGTCCAACGTGATTAATCATTTTTTCTGTGATATCCCACCATTGTTGCTTCTCTCTTGCTCAGACACCTCAGTAAATGAAGTTGTGAGTTTTATAATTATTGGGTTTAATTGCATAATCTCCCTTTTAACCATTTTAATTTCTTACATCTACATTATCTCCACCATCCTGAGGATTCGCTCTGCAGAAGGGAGACACAAAACATTTTCCACTTGTGCCTCCCACTTCACTGCTGTGCTGATATTCTTTGGGACAATTCTTTTCATGAATTTACAACCACCTTCAAGTTATTCACTGGATCAGGAGAAAGCGATTTCAGTGTTTTATACAATGGTTATTCCCATGTTAAACCCTCTGATTTATAGCCTGAAGAACAAGGAAGTGAAAGCTGCAATGAGTAAAATATTTAGACTAAATTTTGCCATATGA
- the LOC115075413 gene encoding olfactory receptor 1020-like isoform X1: protein MSIYKNQTSVTEFILLGLTDNPILQILLFVFFLLVYIITLLANTGIIVLTWLDIHLQTPMYFFLSHLSFVDICYSSATTPKNLQILLGEKKSISFSGCALQLYFFIGFGASEGFLLVVMAFDRYVAICNPLLYSVIMNRKVCIQLLIAVYLVSFVISFIHTICTFRLSFCESNVINHFFCDIPPLLLLSCSDTSVNEVVSFIIIGFNCIISLLTILISYIYIISTILRIRSAEGRHKTFSTCASHFTAVLIFFVTVLFMNLQPPSSYSLDQEKAISVFYTMVIPMLNPLIYSLKNKEVKAAMNKILRLNFAI from the exons ATGTCTATATATAA GAACCAGACTTCAGTGACTGAGTTCATTCTCCTAGGACTCACTGATAATCCAATACTACAGATTCTGctctttgtcttttttcttcTGGTCTATATTATCACCCTACTGGCCAATACTGGGATTATTGTTTTAACATGGCTGGATATACATCTACAGActcccatgtactttttcctctcTCACCTATCTTTTGTTGATATCTGTTATTCTTCAGCTACCACTCCCAAAAACCTTCAGAtcctcctgggagagaagaaaTCCATCTCCTTCTCTGGATGTGCTCTGCAACTGTATTTTTTTATCGGGTTTGGTGCTTCAGAAGGCTTTCTGTTAGTGGTGATGGCATTTGATCGTTATGTGGCAATATGTAACCCATTACTTTATTCAGTCATTATGAACAGGAAAGTGTGCATTCAGCTGCTTATTGCCGTGTATCTGGTCAGCTTTGTTATTTCATTCATACATACAATTTGCACCTTCCGCTTATCCTTTTGTGAGTCCAACGTGATTAATCATTTTTTCTGTGATATCCCACCATTGTTGCTACTCTCTTGCTCAGACACCTCAGTAAATGAAGTTGTGAGTTTTATAATTATTGGGTTTAATTGTATAATCTCCCTTTTGACCATTTTAATTTCTTACATCTACATTATCTCCACCATCCTGAGGATTCGTTCTGCAGAAGGGAGGCACAAAACATTCTCCACCTGTGCCTCCCACTTCACTGCTGTGCTGATATTCTTTGTGACAGTTCTTTTCATGAATTTACAACCACCTTCAAGTTATTCACTGGATCAGGAGAAAGCGATTTCAGTGTTTTATACAATGGTCATTCCCATGTTAAACCCTCTGATTTATAGCCTGAAGAACAAGGAGGTGAAAGCTGCAATGAATAAAATATTGAGACTAAATTTTGCCATATGA
- the LOC115075413 gene encoding olfactory receptor 1020-like isoform X2 codes for MEGRNQTSVTEFILLGLTDNPILQILLFVFFLLVYIITLLANTGIIVLTWLDIHLQTPMYFFLSHLSFVDICYSSATTPKNLQILLGEKKSISFSGCALQLYFFIGFGASEGFLLVVMAFDRYVAICNPLLYSVIMNRKVCIQLLIAVYLVSFVISFIHTICTFRLSFCESNVINHFFCDIPPLLLLSCSDTSVNEVVSFIIIGFNCIISLLTILISYIYIISTILRIRSAEGRHKTFSTCASHFTAVLIFFVTVLFMNLQPPSSYSLDQEKAISVFYTMVIPMLNPLIYSLKNKEVKAAMNKILRLNFAI; via the coding sequence ATGGAAGGCAGGAACCAGACTTCAGTGACTGAGTTCATTCTCCTAGGACTCACTGATAATCCAATACTACAGATTCTGctctttgtcttttttcttcTGGTCTATATTATCACCCTACTGGCCAATACTGGGATTATTGTTTTAACATGGCTGGATATACATCTACAGActcccatgtactttttcctctcTCACCTATCTTTTGTTGATATCTGTTATTCTTCAGCTACCACTCCCAAAAACCTTCAGAtcctcctgggagagaagaaaTCCATCTCCTTCTCTGGATGTGCTCTGCAACTGTATTTTTTTATCGGGTTTGGTGCTTCAGAAGGCTTTCTGTTAGTGGTGATGGCATTTGATCGTTATGTGGCAATATGTAACCCATTACTTTATTCAGTCATTATGAACAGGAAAGTGTGCATTCAGCTGCTTATTGCCGTGTATCTGGTCAGCTTTGTTATTTCATTCATACATACAATTTGCACCTTCCGCTTATCCTTTTGTGAGTCCAACGTGATTAATCATTTTTTCTGTGATATCCCACCATTGTTGCTACTCTCTTGCTCAGACACCTCAGTAAATGAAGTTGTGAGTTTTATAATTATTGGGTTTAATTGTATAATCTCCCTTTTGACCATTTTAATTTCTTACATCTACATTATCTCCACCATCCTGAGGATTCGTTCTGCAGAAGGGAGGCACAAAACATTCTCCACCTGTGCCTCCCACTTCACTGCTGTGCTGATATTCTTTGTGACAGTTCTTTTCATGAATTTACAACCACCTTCAAGTTATTCACTGGATCAGGAGAAAGCGATTTCAGTGTTTTATACAATGGTCATTCCCATGTTAAACCCTCTGATTTATAGCCTGAAGAACAAGGAGGTGAAAGCTGCAATGAATAAAATATTGAGACTAAATTTTGCCATATGA